The segment GGCGATGCGGTCCTGAAAGCGCGCGGTCACGTCGCTCAAGAGCTCCGGGTCGGGTGAGCGCGTTATCATCTCCCGCTTCGGTTTGCCAATCTCCTCGGCCATGCGTCTCTGCACCACGATGCTATCCTGGATGGCAGCGTGGCCCTCGCGCAGGGCGCGAACCAGTAGTTCCTCAGGGACTTCCTGTGCTCCCGCTTCCACCATCAGGATGGCGTCCTCGGTGCCGGCCAGCCGCAGATCTAGGGTGCTCGCCTCCATCTGCGACACAGTGGGGTTGAACACGAACTGACCATCCACATACCCCACTCGCACCGCTCCTACCGGACCGCCGAAGGGGATGTCGGAGATCATTAGGGCGGCCGAGGCGCCCAGAATGGCGAGCACGTCCATGAGCACTTCCGGATCCGCCGACAAGGCGGTAATGATCACCTGTATGTCGTTGCGGATGCTCTTGTCGAACAGGGGGCGCAGCGGGCGATCTACCAGGCGACCCGTGAGGATGGCTTCCTCGCTGGGACGGCCCTCGCGCTTGATGTATCCTCCTGGAATGCGGCCGGCAGCGTAGAGGCGCTCCTCGAAGTCCACCATGAGGGGCAGGAAGTCTATACCCTCACGGGGCTCATCGGAGGCTGTGACCGTCACCAGGAGTACCATATCTCCACAGTGAACCGTCACTGCCCCGTCGGCGAGACCGGCCAGCCGCCCGGTCTCTAGCGTTACCTCTTGTTGGCCAACACGAGTGGTGTAGTTGCGTAACATCGCCTTTCCTCCATCGGGCGAGGGGGCCGGGAGGATAGGCACTGGCGTCTGCCCACCACGTCCGTGAGTGGCAGACGCCAATCCCTATACCTCCTGGCGCGCTCGCTCCTAGTAGCTAACCTGTCGCCGCTTCAAACGAGAAGCGAGTAGCCGTCCCTGGGGCCGCCTACTCGCTTCTCGAAATGCTGAATCCGCTCGGCTTACCTGCGTAGGCCGAGCCGCTCGATGATAGTACGGTACCGCTCGGGATCGGTGCGCCTGAGATAGGCTAGATGCCGACGCCTCTGACCCACCAGTTTCAGCAGACCCCGTCGTGAGTGCTCGTCGTGCTTGTGCTCCTGCAAGTGAGACACCAGGCTGTTGATTCGAGTGGTCAGCAGGGCTATCTGCACCTCGGGCGAACCGG is part of the Anaerolineae bacterium genome and harbors:
- the rpsO gene encoding 30S ribosomal protein S15, translating into MALTRDQKSEIIQVYHTHESDTGSPEVQIALLTTRINSLVSHLQEHKHDEHSRRGLLKLVGQRRRHLAYLRRTDPERYRTIIERLGLRR